Proteins from a single region of Phycisphaeraceae bacterium D3-23:
- a CDS encoding polyprenyl synthetase family protein — protein sequence MLLTAHCDEEVGQALTHYLGDVQDRFNAELLSDLPCVNELVGHVERYRGKMLRPTLVLLSSMAVAGRTDLQDLHEPAVVTAAVCEMVHMATLVHDDILDSADMRRGGATINRLRGNETAVMLGDYLISHAYHLCSALGRADISRAIARATNTVCEGELLQLSNRENWELDERTYYEVIRRKTAALVGLCCELPTMLSHTPGHRNGDERVGQALFAFGEKLGIAFQIIDDLLDLSGDEATVGKTLGRDLAKGKLTLPVIRYLDQADPAKAKAMRDLLWQGAESGDESATDDAVYTHICKVLSDAGALGQARAQAETLVQEARQVLSDRLEPSAARETLLAMAQQVTRRRF from the coding sequence ATGCTGCTCACAGCCCATTGCGACGAAGAGGTTGGCCAAGCGCTCACGCACTACCTTGGCGACGTACAGGACCGCTTCAACGCCGAGCTGCTCAGCGACCTGCCCTGCGTCAACGAGTTGGTCGGCCACGTCGAACGCTACCGCGGCAAGATGCTCCGGCCGACGCTCGTGCTGCTCTCCTCTATGGCCGTCGCGGGCCGAACCGACCTGCAGGACCTCCACGAGCCCGCGGTTGTGACGGCCGCGGTGTGCGAGATGGTGCACATGGCCACACTCGTCCACGACGACATCCTCGACAGCGCCGACATGCGGCGGGGCGGGGCGACGATCAACCGCCTGCGTGGCAACGAGACCGCCGTGATGCTGGGCGACTACCTCATCAGCCACGCCTACCACCTGTGCTCGGCGCTGGGCCGGGCCGACATCAGCCGCGCTATCGCGCGGGCGACCAACACCGTGTGCGAGGGCGAGCTCTTGCAGCTCAGCAACCGCGAGAACTGGGAGCTTGACGAGCGGACCTACTACGAAGTGATCCGCCGTAAGACCGCCGCGCTGGTCGGGCTGTGCTGCGAGCTGCCCACGATGCTCTCCCACACCCCGGGCCACCGCAACGGCGACGAACGCGTGGGCCAGGCACTCTTCGCGTTCGGCGAAAAACTCGGCATCGCGTTCCAGATCATCGACGACCTGCTCGACCTGTCGGGCGACGAGGCGACGGTCGGCAAGACGCTGGGCCGAGACCTCGCCAAGGGCAAGCTGACCCTGCCCGTGATCCGTTACCTCGACCAAGCCGACCCGGCCAAGGCCAAGGCGATGCGCGACCTGCTCTGGCAGGGGGCCGAGTCGGGCGACGAGTCCGCGACCGACGACGCGGTCTATACGCACATCTGCAAAGTGCTATCGGACGCTGGCGCATTGGGCCAGGCCCGTGCGCAGGCCGAGACGCTCGTGCAGGAAGCTCGCCAGGTCTTGTCAGACCGGCTCGAACCCTCGGCCGCGCGCGAGACGCTGCTCGCGATGGCGCAGCAGGTCACCCGCCGGCGCTTCTGA
- a CDS encoding response regulator yields the protein MDPSKPRVLIFGGKVLDEHPIAKLLSGYFEADVVDSSTEAIDALKAKDYHGVFADVGDFLPLERAIVSDKASVILNTIGEGVCIVDADGRCDWSNKKMLAYPPAVSEQVRRICGQAHKLFGSAQTSKGQAKPGCKKFTFGVDDRYFEMICSPVLGNEGGVAQVAAVVWDSTGGKRLQRKIDAIDASGRELAKLDAEAVSKLTPPQRLKLLQDKIIRYSKDLMHFDHFAIRLLDRKTNKLEVVIAEGLPTEALEIDLYAHPEGNGVSGYVAATKRSYICHDTEKDPRYVLGLEHAKSSLTVPLMLFDEVVGVYNVESNKVGQFNEDDRQFAEIFGRYVALAMNILNLLVVERYTTSGQITESVIHEMSSPINDILHECERMNDAYIGDEALTDSVSRIITDVKKIREALDNVKHGPNAVLGSQDVADQQGDPLLSGKKVLVADDEPNIRKTIKEILTKHGCTVTTAKDGYEACAALDQENFDIVVSDIKMPYRNGYEIYAAAQRVNVQTPVILMTGFGYDPHHSIVRASQEGLAAVLFKPFKVEPFLEEVRKALGEAADSAARPQAPTHE from the coding sequence ATGGACCCTTCCAAACCGCGTGTGTTGATCTTTGGCGGCAAAGTGCTCGACGAGCACCCGATCGCCAAATTGCTGAGCGGCTACTTCGAGGCCGACGTCGTCGACTCGAGCACCGAAGCGATCGATGCGCTCAAGGCCAAGGACTACCACGGCGTGTTCGCAGATGTTGGCGACTTCCTCCCGCTCGAACGCGCGATCGTCAGCGACAAGGCCAGCGTCATCCTCAACACGATCGGCGAGGGCGTCTGCATCGTCGACGCCGACGGCCGATGCGACTGGTCCAACAAGAAGATGCTCGCCTACCCCCCGGCCGTGAGCGAGCAGGTCCGACGGATCTGCGGCCAGGCACACAAGCTCTTCGGCAGCGCGCAGACCAGCAAGGGCCAGGCCAAGCCCGGCTGCAAGAAGTTCACCTTCGGCGTCGACGACCGCTACTTCGAGATGATCTGCTCGCCGGTGTTGGGCAATGAAGGCGGCGTCGCGCAGGTCGCAGCGGTCGTGTGGGACTCGACGGGCGGTAAGCGTCTGCAGCGCAAGATCGATGCGATCGACGCGTCGGGCCGGGAACTCGCCAAGCTCGACGCCGAGGCCGTGAGCAAGCTCACCCCGCCTCAGCGCCTGAAGCTGCTGCAGGACAAGATCATCCGGTACAGCAAAGACCTGATGCACTTCGACCACTTCGCGATCCGCCTGCTGGACCGCAAGACCAACAAGCTCGAAGTCGTCATCGCCGAAGGGCTTCCGACCGAGGCGCTCGAGATCGACCTCTACGCCCACCCCGAGGGCAACGGCGTGTCGGGCTACGTCGCCGCGACGAAGCGCTCGTACATCTGCCACGATACCGAGAAAGACCCGCGCTACGTCCTGGGCCTTGAGCACGCCAAGAGCTCGCTGACCGTGCCACTCATGCTCTTCGACGAGGTCGTCGGCGTCTACAACGTCGAGTCCAACAAGGTCGGCCAGTTCAACGAAGACGACCGACAGTTCGCCGAGATTTTCGGCCGATACGTCGCGCTGGCGATGAATATCCTCAACCTCCTGGTCGTCGAGCGCTACACGACCTCGGGCCAGATCACCGAGAGCGTCATCCACGAGATGTCGTCGCCGATCAACGACATCCTCCACGAGTGCGAGCGCATGAACGATGCCTACATCGGCGACGAGGCACTGACCGACAGCGTGTCGCGCATCATCACCGATGTCAAAAAAATCCGCGAGGCGCTCGACAACGTCAAGCACGGCCCCAACGCCGTCCTCGGCTCGCAGGACGTCGCCGACCAGCAAGGCGACCCGCTGCTCTCCGGCAAAAAAGTCCTTGTCGCCGACGACGAACCCAACATCCGAAAGACGATCAAGGAAATCCTCACCAAGCACGGCTGCACGGTCACCACCGCGAAAGACGGCTACGAGGCCTGCGCCGCGCTGGACCAAGAGAACTTCGACATCGTCGTTTCGGACATCAAGATGCCGTACCGCAACGGCTACGAGATCTACGCGGCAGCCCAGCGCGTCAACGTGCAGACCCCCGTCATCCTGATGACAGGCTTCGGCTACGACCCGCACCACTCCATCGTCCGCGCAAGCCAGGAAGGCCTCGCGGCCGTGCTCTTCAAGCCCTTTAAGGTTGAGCCCTTCCTCGAAGAGGTCCGAAAGGCCCTGGGCGAAGCCGCCGACAGCGCAGCCCGCCCGCAGGCGCCCACCCATGAATGA